The following are from one region of the Lujinxingia vulgaris genome:
- a CDS encoding PAS domain-containing sensor histidine kinase, with protein sequence MSNLLHWQSIADASRDPALVINRDAFIRYASASARTLFDLDGRPLHKRPFTDLLPPELHEHFTHAYHDFFELPRPFLTSELAPVRGIKRDGSEFPAYVSLFPLVIDGDLHALATIRDVSTLVDTQRALELSQKSLRDLIEALPDGVAVHSNDHLLLVNQRLADDLGYDSPDELIGTRLSDLIHPTHRANASARLSHMNHSGASLPPTAGQLIRKDGSIMEAEVRAQPVIFEGKNAFVGIASDLTYKRKFLAHAIRANRKLALASLAAGAAHEINNPLGYATANVDFVLRTLQNFATQPPSSEEHDALIDALNDTLIGLKRIGEIVLSLKSYTDLDELPTSNIDVNPAITRALNMVRHAAPPAIDFDCQLAAPLPSVCCTEEALSDVLIHLLTNAAQSFEPERTLTSTAPSAHPPRIVITTWQENDVIFLRVEDNGAGIPDDIQPQLFDPFFTTHPAGQASGLGLTTAKNIVEKFRGGIELQSNIGRGTTVTIWLPAASSEHSSA encoded by the coding sequence TTGTCCAACCTCCTCCACTGGCAATCCATCGCCGACGCATCCCGCGACCCCGCCCTCGTCATCAATCGCGACGCCTTCATCCGCTACGCCTCCGCCTCCGCCCGCACTCTCTTCGATCTCGACGGCCGCCCCCTGCACAAGCGCCCCTTCACCGACCTGCTCCCCCCCGAACTCCACGAGCACTTCACGCACGCCTACCACGACTTCTTTGAGCTCCCCCGCCCCTTCCTCACCAGCGAACTCGCCCCGGTCCGCGGCATCAAACGCGACGGATCCGAGTTCCCCGCCTACGTCTCCCTCTTTCCCTTGGTCATCGACGGAGACCTCCACGCCCTGGCCACCATCCGAGACGTCTCCACCCTGGTCGACACCCAGCGCGCCCTGGAGCTCTCCCAGAAATCACTGCGCGACCTCATCGAAGCTCTACCCGACGGCGTCGCCGTCCACAGCAACGATCACCTTCTCCTGGTCAATCAACGCCTCGCCGACGACCTCGGCTACGACTCCCCTGACGAGCTCATCGGCACCCGCCTCAGCGATTTGATTCACCCCACGCACCGCGCCAACGCTTCAGCGCGCCTATCCCACATGAACCACTCGGGCGCATCGCTGCCCCCCACCGCCGGACAACTCATTCGCAAAGACGGCTCGATCATGGAGGCCGAGGTTCGCGCCCAACCCGTCATCTTCGAAGGCAAGAATGCGTTCGTCGGCATCGCCAGCGATCTGACCTACAAGCGAAAATTTCTCGCACACGCCATCCGCGCAAACCGCAAGCTCGCCCTGGCCTCACTGGCCGCCGGTGCCGCACACGAAATTAACAATCCCCTCGGCTACGCCACCGCCAACGTGGACTTCGTCCTGCGTACCCTCCAGAACTTCGCCACCCAACCGCCCTCCTCTGAAGAGCACGACGCGCTGATCGACGCGCTCAACGACACCCTCATTGGCCTCAAACGCATCGGGGAGATCGTCCTCAGCCTCAAATCTTACACCGATCTCGACGAGCTCCCCACATCCAACATCGACGTCAATCCGGCGATCACCCGCGCGCTGAATATGGTCCGCCACGCAGCACCGCCGGCGATCGACTTCGACTGCCAGCTTGCGGCCCCACTCCCCTCCGTCTGCTGCACCGAAGAGGCCTTGAGCGACGTTCTCATCCACCTCCTCACAAACGCCGCTCAGAGCTTCGAGCCGGAACGCACCCTCACCTCCACCGCCCCGTCCGCTCACCCCCCGAGGATCGTCATCACTACCTGGCAAGAAAACGACGTCATCTTCCTGCGCGTCGAAGACAACGGCGCAGGCATCCCCGATGACATTCAGCCCCAACTATTCGACCCCTTCTTCACCACCCACCCCGCAGGCCAGGCATCAGGACTGGGACTGACCACGGCCAAAAACATCGTCGAAAAGTTTCGCGGGGGCATCGAGCTTCAGAGCAACATCGGTCGCGGCACCACCGTAACCATCTGGCTACCTGCAGCCTCCTCCGAACACTCCTCGGCCTGA
- a CDS encoding ATP-binding protein produces the protein MTQPASSISRVLTGEFRRVAILNRGEAAMRFIRGAKTWSRRERVPLETIALYTSADTDAPFVQAATHAVALPDPAPGQPSPYVNIDLLLDTAQAAGADAIWPGWGFVSEDPALADACQARGLVFLGPPASATVEMADKVSAKQLAERCDVPVAPWSKEPVADVDVALAALKTIGFPALLKSAAGGGGRGIRLVHNPDQVEDAFKSASAEALATSGNAALFIERYITEARHVEVQVLADTHGNVWTLGTRDCSVQRRNQKLLEEAPAPGLPNELSQSLESCARRLARACGYVGVGTVEYLVLPTTPGHPSHPDSATSQTTLGHPSPTTQGHRSTAQNNADLTFVFLEMNTRLQVEHTVTEAIFGIDLVAAQIDVARGLDLSTRTRPEPRGVAVEARLNAEDPDDGFAPRTGQILRFVAPDGPWIRVDTGYAEGNTIPSAFDSNVAKIITWGINRQDALARLHSALDDTVLAVETGLSNRALLRELVADSDFHDGPVTTAWLDAFLASRPRAHQRHQLAIALAAAAIGDHLATRRQELRLFFAQALTGLPRRLSAPGPRELSYRVDGTPIDITIATLAPMTYLASSGPWEAIIEARPTGNAHMVLTIGSDTYQVIRVARPDHVVLEVNGVAHRLEKRSDGNITAPIPAAISQIHVEPGQRVSSGQRLITLEAMKMEFPVVAPIDGVVEDILATRSASVEAGQPLLRLQPDSDASADDAPLVSLALPTQSRRPLSTAEVLHAQLLGYDVDPALAATALDTLLDHPERLQPAELLDLFATYCAGESLFWHGLEDDAANSAGESSADQLARFLRQRHLDDEHLSERFTTKLRLYLASHGLKRDHECRPGERLDHALMRLLQARKDRRLRDRLATEVLRTLLSPTRSAETLTHPSSLEQHFGPLHTTLPSLLEALAGDVTRRRRWELAALVWQLRHALELDASAPPSPARPTFWDDPTPALTPPAFCLTPTQPGVEPSPDIALRSWSLTATDTPDDHRLWVEVCVAPSHDNDLDLLSLKRAFLQAATALRHHIAKDTPAPSFNRIILSYIGNLNATDASITELARQLSAQSADLDLELTLLRCSAGLSLNARPCNAIIFGPATGIGASFADVDTLPPAPALTSADRGALQAHRRGLFHPSEVITWLTGGQTSPGFHAAIAGSSPHTGTFEEWDLDARNNLTPTSRTPGQHQANLVVGLITNTRADASPLTRVLIIGDATRTMGSLGEAECRRICLALDLARERNLPVEWVALSSGARIAMDSGTENLDWTARVLRRIVEMTQDGHPIHVIVDGPCVGAQSYWNAEATMLMHCKGALIMTPRGYMILTGRKALEFSGSVSAESNTALGGAPIMVPNGEAQYEADDLIDAYRTLFAHYRLTRPGVADPRQNSTSPSTQGHLSHTEFSPQNTTQGHLSHTLTDRSSALEETDRATSLPELEAIFDPEQNPGKKKPFAIRTLMQSVLDPGAPTLERWAALQGGESAVVWLGELGGQSVTMIGIESQPIQRRGPAPVDGPDTWMSGTLFPHSSRKIARAINAASGVQPLVILANLSGFDGSPESLRERQLEWGAEIARAVINFEGPILFNVVARYHGGAFVVFSQALNENLHATALDHTYASVIGGAPAAAVVFPGLVQRRLMAHPDYPRIETIPTPAQRRAALQSLRARIQAELASEFDQIHNVQRARDVGSIHDIIAPDQLREHIITRLTQE, from the coding sequence ATGACCCAACCCGCATCTTCCATCTCTCGTGTGCTCACTGGCGAGTTTCGCCGCGTGGCGATTCTCAACCGTGGCGAAGCGGCGATGCGCTTTATTCGCGGCGCCAAAACCTGGAGCCGCAGAGAACGCGTGCCGCTGGAGACCATCGCGCTCTACACCTCCGCCGACACCGACGCCCCCTTTGTGCAGGCGGCCACCCACGCCGTCGCGCTGCCCGACCCGGCCCCCGGCCAGCCATCGCCCTACGTCAACATCGATCTTCTGCTGGATACCGCGCAGGCCGCCGGCGCCGACGCCATCTGGCCGGGCTGGGGTTTTGTCTCCGAAGATCCCGCGCTCGCTGACGCCTGCCAGGCCCGCGGTCTGGTCTTCTTAGGCCCCCCCGCCTCAGCCACCGTTGAGATGGCCGACAAAGTCAGCGCCAAACAGCTCGCGGAGCGCTGCGACGTGCCGGTCGCCCCCTGGTCAAAAGAGCCCGTCGCCGACGTCGACGTCGCACTCGCGGCTCTAAAAACCATCGGCTTCCCGGCGCTGCTCAAATCCGCAGCCGGCGGCGGCGGTCGCGGCATCCGCCTGGTGCACAACCCCGACCAGGTCGAAGACGCCTTTAAGAGCGCCTCGGCCGAAGCCCTGGCCACCAGCGGCAATGCCGCGCTCTTCATCGAGCGCTACATCACCGAGGCTCGCCACGTTGAAGTCCAGGTGCTCGCCGACACCCACGGCAACGTCTGGACCCTGGGCACCCGCGACTGCTCGGTGCAACGCCGCAACCAGAAACTTCTCGAAGAAGCCCCGGCCCCGGGACTACCCAACGAACTCAGTCAGAGCCTCGAATCCTGCGCCCGCCGCCTTGCCCGCGCCTGCGGCTACGTCGGCGTTGGCACCGTCGAATACCTCGTCCTTCCGACGACCCCGGGTCATCCTTCACACCCGGATTCTGCGACGTCTCAAACGACCCTGGGTCATCCTTCACCCACAACCCAGGGTCACCGTTCAACCGCACAGAACAACGCCGATCTCACCTTCGTCTTCCTCGAGATGAACACTCGTCTGCAGGTCGAGCACACCGTCACTGAGGCGATCTTCGGCATCGATCTCGTCGCCGCTCAGATCGACGTCGCCCGGGGCCTCGACCTCAGCACCCGCACTCGACCCGAGCCCCGCGGCGTGGCCGTGGAGGCCCGCCTCAACGCCGAAGATCCCGACGATGGCTTCGCCCCGCGCACCGGCCAGATCCTGCGCTTTGTCGCCCCCGACGGCCCCTGGATCCGCGTCGATACCGGCTACGCCGAGGGCAACACCATCCCCTCGGCCTTCGACTCCAACGTCGCCAAGATCATCACCTGGGGCATCAACCGGCAGGACGCCCTGGCGCGCCTGCACAGCGCCCTCGATGATACGGTGCTCGCTGTGGAGACCGGCCTCTCCAACCGCGCGCTCTTGCGGGAGCTCGTCGCCGACTCCGACTTCCACGACGGCCCGGTCACAACCGCCTGGCTCGACGCGTTTCTCGCCAGTCGCCCCCGCGCCCACCAGCGCCACCAGCTCGCCATCGCGCTGGCGGCCGCCGCCATCGGCGACCACCTCGCCACCCGCCGCCAGGAGCTGCGCCTCTTCTTTGCGCAGGCCCTCACCGGCCTGCCGCGGCGCCTCTCTGCCCCGGGCCCACGAGAGCTCAGCTACCGCGTCGACGGCACCCCCATCGACATCACCATCGCCACCCTCGCTCCAATGACCTACCTGGCCTCCAGCGGCCCCTGGGAGGCCATCATCGAGGCACGCCCAACCGGCAACGCCCATATGGTGTTGACGATCGGAAGCGACACCTACCAGGTCATCCGCGTCGCCCGCCCCGATCACGTGGTGCTCGAGGTTAACGGGGTGGCCCACCGCCTGGAAAAACGCTCCGACGGAAACATCACAGCTCCCATCCCCGCGGCCATCAGCCAGATCCACGTTGAACCCGGTCAGCGCGTAAGCTCCGGACAGCGCCTCATCACGCTGGAGGCGATGAAGATGGAGTTCCCCGTCGTCGCCCCCATCGATGGCGTCGTCGAGGACATCCTCGCCACGCGCTCGGCCTCCGTGGAAGCCGGCCAACCCCTTCTGCGACTGCAACCGGACAGCGACGCCTCCGCCGACGACGCCCCCCTGGTCTCGCTCGCGCTGCCGACTCAAAGCAGACGCCCGCTGAGCACCGCCGAGGTCCTGCACGCCCAACTTCTGGGCTATGACGTCGACCCGGCGCTTGCGGCCACCGCGCTCGACACGTTGCTCGATCACCCCGAACGACTGCAACCCGCCGAGCTCCTCGATCTCTTTGCCACCTACTGCGCCGGCGAGTCGCTCTTCTGGCACGGACTCGAAGACGATGCCGCAAACTCCGCCGGCGAATCCAGCGCCGACCAGCTCGCCCGCTTCCTGCGCCAGCGTCACCTCGACGACGAGCACCTCTCCGAGCGTTTTACCACCAAACTCCGCCTCTATCTGGCCTCGCACGGCCTCAAACGTGACCACGAATGTCGCCCCGGCGAGCGCCTCGATCACGCGCTGATGCGCCTGTTGCAGGCCCGCAAAGATCGCCGACTTCGCGACCGCCTCGCCACCGAGGTCCTGCGCACCCTGCTCAGCCCCACCCGTAGCGCCGAGACGCTCACCCATCCCTCTTCGCTTGAGCAGCACTTCGGTCCCCTGCACACCACGCTTCCCTCACTGCTCGAAGCCCTGGCGGGCGACGTCACTCGCCGACGTCGTTGGGAGCTCGCCGCCCTGGTCTGGCAACTTCGCCACGCCCTGGAGCTCGACGCGAGCGCCCCCCCCTCACCCGCGCGCCCGACCTTCTGGGACGACCCCACCCCGGCGCTCACGCCCCCCGCGTTTTGCCTCACCCCCACCCAACCGGGGGTTGAACCTTCGCCAGATATCGCGCTGCGATCCTGGTCCCTCACCGCCACCGACACTCCCGACGATCATCGTCTGTGGGTCGAAGTCTGCGTGGCCCCCTCACATGACAACGACCTCGATCTTCTCAGCCTGAAGCGCGCATTTTTGCAGGCCGCCACAGCGCTGCGACATCACATCGCAAAAGACACGCCGGCGCCCTCGTTTAACCGCATCATCCTCAGCTACATCGGCAACCTTAACGCCACCGACGCCTCAATCACCGAGCTCGCCAGACAACTCAGCGCCCAGAGCGCCGACCTCGATCTCGAACTCACGCTGCTTCGCTGCAGCGCCGGGCTGTCGCTGAACGCCCGTCCCTGCAACGCCATCATCTTTGGTCCGGCCACCGGCATCGGCGCTTCCTTCGCGGACGTCGACACACTGCCCCCCGCGCCGGCGCTGACCTCCGCGGACCGGGGCGCCCTGCAAGCCCACCGCCGCGGCCTCTTCCACCCCTCCGAGGTCATCACCTGGCTGACCGGGGGTCAGACCTCGCCCGGTTTTCATGCGGCGATCGCCGGGTCTTCCCCTCACACGGGCACCTTCGAGGAGTGGGATCTCGACGCCCGGAACAACCTCACTCCCACCTCCCGAACCCCTGGCCAGCATCAGGCCAACCTGGTGGTGGGCCTCATCACCAACACGCGTGCCGACGCCTCCCCGCTCACCCGCGTTTTGATCATCGGCGACGCTACCCGCACCATGGGCTCGCTCGGTGAGGCCGAGTGCCGTCGCATCTGCCTGGCGCTGGATCTGGCCCGCGAACGCAACCTGCCCGTGGAGTGGGTCGCGCTGAGCTCCGGCGCGCGCATCGCCATGGACTCCGGGACCGAAAACCTCGACTGGACCGCCCGCGTCCTGCGCCGCATCGTCGAGATGACCCAGGACGGCCACCCCATTCACGTCATCGTCGACGGCCCCTGCGTCGGCGCCCAGTCCTACTGGAACGCCGAAGCTACCATGCTCATGCACTGCAAGGGCGCGCTCATCATGACCCCGCGTGGCTACATGATCCTCACCGGTCGCAAAGCCCTGGAGTTCTCCGGCTCGGTCAGCGCTGAGAGCAACACGGCGCTGGGCGGCGCCCCGATCATGGTCCCCAACGGCGAAGCACAGTACGAGGCCGATGACCTCATCGACGCCTACCGCACCCTCTTCGCCCACTATCGCCTCACTCGACCCGGGGTTGCGGATCCCCGCCAAAACTCAACCTCGCCATCAACCCAGGGTCATCTCTCTCACACCGAATTTTCGCCACAAAACACAACCCAGGGTCATCTCTCTCACACCTTAACGGATCGATCTTCCGCCCTCGAAGAGACCGACCGCGCTACGTCACTCCCCGAGCTTGAAGCCATCTTCGATCCCGAACAAAACCCGGGCAAAAAGAAGCCTTTTGCCATCCGCACCTTGATGCAATCGGTGCTCGACCCGGGCGCACCAACCCTGGAACGCTGGGCCGCTCTGCAGGGCGGCGAGTCGGCGGTGGTGTGGCTGGGCGAACTTGGCGGGCAATCGGTGACGATGATCGGCATTGAGTCGCAACCCATTCAGCGCCGCGGCCCGGCCCCGGTCGACGGCCCCGACACCTGGATGAGCGGCACACTTTTCCCGCATTCGTCGCGAAAGATCGCGCGCGCAATCAACGCCGCAAGCGGGGTTCAGCCCCTGGTCATCCTCGCCAACTTAAGCGGTTTCGACGGCTCTCCCGAGTCGTTGCGCGAGCGCCAACTTGAGTGGGGCGCCGAAATCGCCCGCGCGGTCATCAACTTCGAAGGCCCCATCCTCTTTAACGTCGTGGCGCGCTACCACGGCGGGGCGTTCGTCGTCTTCTCCCAGGCCCTCAACGAAAACCTCCACGCAACGGCTCTGGATCACACCTACGCCAGCGTCATCGGCGGCGCACCGGCGGCCGCAGTGGTATTCCCGGGCCTGGTGCAGCGCCGCCTGATGGCCCATCCCGACTACCCGCGGATCGAAACGATCCCGACACCCGCCCAACGGCGGGCGGCGCTCCAATCGCTGCGCGCGCGCATCCAGGCCGAACTCGCCAGCGAATTCGACCAGATTCACAACGTACAGCGCGCCCGCGATGTCGGCTCCATTCACGACATCATCGCCCCGGACCAACTCCGGGAGCACATCATCACTCGCCTGACGCAAGAGTAG